TTTGGAATTTGTCGTGAATACGGCAATTTCCTTACCGTCTTCGTCGACGCGGAATCTGGCTTCGCCTTCCAGTTCAAATTCCAAGGATTTTGCCGTCGCCTTGAACTGCACCATGGCAGCCGGAGCACTTGTACGGCTGTATTCCTTGCCGTGTTCCCAACGGCCGGTAAACAACAGGTTTTTCGAAAAATCGTTCACGGAGACCTCCGCTCCAAAAGAAAATACGGACAGCAGGGCGATACCCGCCAAAGATGATTTAACCCTATTCAAACAACGCATGGGGAAAATAGTAGTAAAATAGTAGGCAGTAGGAAGTAGACTGTAGGAAGTAGTGAGTTCCTAGCCCGCAGGGCGTAACCCACAACTGATAACTGACAACCGCCTTCTAACTTCACTTTTCACATCTTTTCTACATTGCGTTACATGAGGTTTACTCGGTTGGCATCTGCGGGACTACTGGCACTAGCGGCATACGGAATGCTGCTCGGAGTTTCGGCATTTGCTGGCGATACGGCTGCAAAACCGCAAGACGAAAAGACCGTTGCCACGCAAAAACCGGAGCCCGGTTCTCCAGGGGACACGCTCACTCGCGAAGACGCCCGCATGGCGCTCCTTGTGTACAAACTTCTCGACAAAGACGGCAAAATCAAGGGCGCAAACATAGAACGCGGCAAAAAACTGTTCATGCAAAACTGCAGGCCCTGTCATGGAGACGATGGTCGCCGTTTCAATTTCGCTCCTTATTACGAGCCGCCTGCATATATAGGCCAGCGGGCACGCAATGACATGCCCACTTTCTGGTATCAAATCAATTTTGGTGACGACGACCGGGGAATGCAAGCCTACATCGACGAGTTCCCGTTGCAGGATCTCGTCGATATTGCGGGGTTCGCACAAACGTTGCCGTAATTACGGCTGGTGGCCGTTGTAGACCTTGACTTCTTGAATAAAGGAGAGCTCCAGCAGTTCGGGAACTTCGCTTCCGTAAGGCTGAATCTCGATGGTCTGTGGAGACTTGGCAAGCTTCAGGGCGTGCACAAAGAAATTCCTTTCGACTTCGCTTTCTCCGCGCTTGGTCGGGTTTTTTACCTTGGCGCCAATCAAGGCGCCGACCGTCTTGGCGTAACGCAAAACCTTAACCAGGTCGAACGTGCTCAACTTCTGGTAGTTGTTGCCGTACTTGGTGGAATTGAGCGCGGTCTGCAAGGTTTCGGAATTAGCGGTATCCTTGAGTTCGTAGTCTGGCGCCTTTGCTTCGGGCCAGCCTGCAGCAAAGTCCTTGCGCCATTCTTCAGTGGGAGCGCTGGAGCGGTTTGTGTTCTTGCGTTCCACGAAGGGGCAGTAACCGTAGTTTGTAAGAATGTCGAAGGCGCGGCTTTCCATTTCGGGCTTGAGTACGAAACCGTAGCCGGCAATGTATTCGTTGGTGCATTCCATGAACTGCGGAAAGCGGGAAAGTTCGTTTAGCACGTCGGCGTTTTCGATTTTGAGCAAACGAACTGTCTGGACGCGGGCGCCGTAGTAAGAAGAATTCCATTCGGCAATGGTAGATTCCACGTTGACCGGCGGTTTGATCCAGCCCTTGAAATTCTCGACTTCGGATTCGGCGATGCCGCACTTGAGACCGCGAATGTAGCTGTCGCGGTTCAACGAGAAGCGCAAGTACACTTCGTCGTTTTCAACCTTGGTAAGGCAAGCGAGCATCAACAGCACTCGCGGAGAGGTTCCGGTGGAGGCGATGAGTTCAAAGTTGGGCAAGCAAGAAATGTTCTGTTCCGGAATGGAGGCGATGGACGACTCGATCCAGTCGCGGCCGGCCTGTTCCAAAGTAACGGCGGCAATCTTTCCGTTCACCATGGTGAAGCGGACAAGACCCAAAAGCCAGAGCTCGCGGAGCGGGCGGGGCAGATATTCCCATGCAATCAAGCCGTCTTTTTCTTGCAGGCGGAAGGTGGGGTCCATGACCCAGAAAATAGAAGAGGCGACGGGCGCGGTACGCGGCTTGTCCAGCATTTTCAAGAGGCGTACGCAATGGCTGCGGTCTCCGCGGAAACGTTCCTTGAGCCACCAGGAGACCAGGTCCTGGTGCAAGCGGAAACCATTCTTGCGGATAAATTCGAGTGCCGTTTCTGTGGGAACGAGACAGGCGTCTTCCTGTTCCAGCCAACCATTTACGGTGAGGAAGTTGAAGATCAGGGACAGTTCGTTTTCGGCTGTCTTTTCGGAAATACGCTTCGCCGATGTGAAGGCGTCTGTGCAAATCTGGTAGCTGCGGCGGTGCAGCAGGTTGCTGTTGT
This portion of the Fibrobacter sp. UWB15 genome encodes:
- a CDS encoding cytochrome c, encoding MRFTRLASAGLLALAAYGMLLGVSAFAGDTAAKPQDEKTVATQKPEPGSPGDTLTREDARMALLVYKLLDKDGKIKGANIERGKKLFMQNCRPCHGDDGRRFNFAPYYEPPAYIGQRARNDMPTFWYQINFGDDDRGMQAYIDEFPLQDLVDIAGFAQTLP